The following proteins come from a genomic window of Nicotiana tomentosiformis chromosome 12, ASM39032v3, whole genome shotgun sequence:
- the LOC138902846 gene encoding uncharacterized protein codes for MDMTRNMYQLAILAVRLFESDDRSIDVQNTEESSLIAEVKERQYEDHELVKLREGIRQQMKPILELKEDGVFRYPGSTKMYHELKEVYWWNDIKNNIVELFLGLLIVSRLMKSAHFLPVRATYMVEDYVKLYIKERVRLHGVSVSIISDMGAQFVTNF; via the exons ATGGATATGACTAGAAATATGTATCAATTGGCTATTTTGGCGGTCCGATTATTTGAATCAGATGATAGGAGCATTGACGTTCAGAATACAGAAGAATCCTCTTTAATAGCGGAGGTGAAAGAGCGACAATATGAAGATCATGAGTTAGTAAAACTAAGAGAGGGAATTCGGCAACAAATGAAGCCTATATTAGAGCTTAAGGAAGATGGAGTCTTTAGATACCCAG GGTcgacaaaaatgtatcatgaacTTAAGGAGgtttattggtggaatgatataaaGAATAATATTGTGGAGTTGTTTCTCGGTCTCCTAATTGTGAGCAG gctTATGAAGTCGGCTCATTTTCTACCGGTTAGGGCCACCTATATGGTCGAAGACTATGTGAAGTTGTATATAAAGGAAAGAGTTCGACTTCATGGTGTTTCGGTCTCAATTATATCTGATATGGGTGCTCAGTTTGTAACAAACTTCTAG